The proteins below come from a single Saccharophagus degradans 2-40 genomic window:
- a CDS encoding Rap1a/Tai family immunity protein — protein sequence MKLKFIVIILLIIVSPFTRAQDTVGIMQTFCELQDGNSMKTYCYSYISGVIDVQSSFGLTHKSETIYTCFPEGVTARQGAAIFVKWAKENPEQHHKLAHFGVIESLRSVFPCGLKN from the coding sequence ATGAAATTAAAATTTATTGTAATTATATTACTTATAATCGTTTCACCATTTACGCGTGCCCAAGATACAGTTGGAATAATGCAAACGTTTTGCGAGCTACAAGATGGAAATAGCATGAAAACATACTGTTATTCTTATATTTCCGGAGTAATAGATGTTCAATCTTCATTTGGGTTAACTCACAAGAGTGAAACAATCTATACATGCTTTCCGGAGGGGGTTACCGCGCGGCAAGGTGCTGCAATATTTGTAAAATGGGCAAAGGAAAATCCAGAGCAGCATCATAAGCTCGCTCATTTTGGCGTAATAGAAAGTTTGAGAAGTGTATTTCCCTGTGGTCTCAAAAATTAG
- a CDS encoding DUF6678 family protein has translation MNEETLQYLEANSLTSFMNKTKWNELANGLTSNEQFEPVVSIKILREKEASGFSLLDWEWVKHGNSSCIEWIEIDPIKRESIGRLVKPRETDYSEFVLSVLLKFNIPYSVNGNNYLVRGYASANNQPKNV, from the coding sequence ATGAACGAAGAAACTCTACAGTACTTAGAAGCAAACTCACTAACTTCATTTATGAACAAAACGAAGTGGAATGAACTTGCCAATGGTCTTACATCTAACGAGCAATTTGAACCTGTTGTTAGTATCAAAATCTTGAGAGAGAAAGAGGCTTCCGGTTTTTCCTTACTGGATTGGGAGTGGGTAAAGCATGGAAATTCTAGCTGTATTGAGTGGATCGAAATAGACCCGATAAAACGAGAATCAATCGGAAGATTAGTGAAACCGAGAGAAACCGATTATTCGGAATTCGTATTGAGTGTTTTACTAAAGTTCAATATACCGTATTCGGTTAATGGTAATAATTATTTGGTGCGGGGATATGCAAGCGCTAATAATCAGCCAAAAAACGTATAA
- a CDS encoding DUF3644 domain-containing protein translates to MKSRARSMLDKSIAAMLSAIEIYNKPDFNYREETFSVLCINAWELLLKAKVLQLARNQVTSLYVWEYRELKAGGKSKKKYIKNNRAGNPMSVSLFEAHRIITEEYGVKINNAVKTNIATLAEIRDNSIHFINDDLSLSIKVQEIGTASLQNYLHLVQEWFGPVLDKYNFYLMPMAFFRGFDSVNGETLNASEKNLLKYIKSVEKEYDNEALSDYNLSLRIDVNFKKVKSGSGIPVQITNDAKAPVVRLAEEEIMDKYPWDYDVLTTRLKKRYSDFKANAEYHSIRKSHENNEKYCHQRLYNPSNPNSGSKAYFNPNILKEFDKHYTKQS, encoded by the coding sequence ATGAAGTCACGAGCAAGGTCAATGCTTGATAAATCAATTGCGGCAATGCTCTCTGCAATTGAAATATATAATAAGCCTGACTTTAACTATCGGGAAGAGACATTCTCGGTGCTTTGTATTAATGCATGGGAGTTGCTACTGAAAGCTAAGGTTCTTCAGCTTGCTAGAAACCAAGTTACAAGTTTGTACGTCTGGGAATACCGAGAATTAAAGGCTGGCGGAAAGTCCAAGAAAAAATATATAAAAAATAATCGCGCTGGAAATCCGATGTCAGTAAGCCTCTTTGAAGCTCACAGAATAATTACAGAAGAGTACGGCGTAAAAATAAACAATGCGGTAAAAACTAATATAGCTACCCTTGCGGAGATACGTGACAACTCAATACATTTCATTAATGACGACCTTTCTTTATCTATTAAGGTTCAGGAAATCGGTACTGCTTCATTACAAAATTATTTGCATTTGGTGCAAGAGTGGTTTGGTCCCGTTTTAGATAAATACAACTTTTATCTTATGCCCATGGCATTCTTTAGGGGATTTGATTCTGTAAATGGTGAAACCCTTAATGCATCGGAGAAAAACCTCTTAAAGTATATTAAATCTGTAGAAAAAGAGTACGACAATGAGGCGCTTTCTGATTACAACTTGTCGCTGAGAATTGATGTAAACTTCAAAAAAGTTAAAAGCGGATCAGGTATCCCCGTTCAAATAACTAATGATGCAAAAGCCCCTGTCGTGAGGCTTGCAGAAGAAGAGATAATGGATAAGTACCCATGGGATTACGACGTTTTAACAACCCGACTGAAAAAGCGTTATTCGGATTTTAAGGCAAACGCCGAGTACCATTCAATTCGAAAATCCCATGAGAACAATGAAAAGTATTGCCACCAACGGTTATATAATCCATCAAACCCAAATAGTGGAAGCAAGGCGTACTTTAACCCTAATATACTGAAAGAATTTGACAAGCATTATACAAAGCAAAGCTAA
- a CDS encoding PEP-CTERM sorting domain-containing protein yields MKKKGISIIAGTLLGLSSSIANALLIDPSDDGSIYSNGNVSDSAYLMASGSIQAVVEFSLSGVGSSVSSAQLSLNPYGLPLWDKTVDIFGFSSNDGILTSSDYNAGTLLGTLTLRDDLTYGEDSFFDVTGFINSVSSSYVGFNLRTTGTDVFSSLEYNYGHSAQLNVENVDVPEPSTLAIMLLGLGGIFTTRFKKA; encoded by the coding sequence ATGAAAAAAAAGGGTATATCAATAATCGCTGGTACTTTACTTGGTCTGTCAAGTAGCATTGCTAATGCTTTGTTAATTGACCCATCTGATGATGGATCCATTTACAGTAACGGTAACGTATCAGATTCTGCATATCTAATGGCTAGCGGGTCAATTCAGGCTGTCGTAGAGTTTTCACTGAGTGGAGTTGGGAGCAGTGTTAGTAGTGCACAATTATCCCTCAACCCATACGGCTTGCCTTTATGGGACAAGACAGTAGATATATTTGGTTTTTCAAGTAATGATGGAATACTAACCTCATCAGATTATAACGCAGGTACTTTACTTGGGACGCTGACTCTGCGTGATGATTTGACCTACGGTGAAGATTCATTCTTTGATGTTACCGGTTTTATAAATTCTGTATCTAGCAGTTACGTTGGTTTCAATTTAAGAACTACTGGCACTGATGTGTTTAGTTCTCTTGAATACAATTATGGTCACTCTGCGCAGTTAAATGTTGAAAATGTAGACGTTCCAGAACCTTCAACATTAGCCATTATGCTATTAGGTTTAGGTGGTATTTTCACCACTAGATTCAAAAAAGCCTAA
- a CDS encoding GNAT family N-acetyltransferase, producing MKVELIEKDSLIYQKALMLRYDLFFKEHNLPFEILKDENEDKSFHLAAFNEESLVGYSRLTRFSRDSFQISQMVVSSNFQGKGCGSQMLSKLIQLALGQGAKKISLNARKSAIGLYARQGFNCVGAYFFSKRTGVQHIQMVYHANT from the coding sequence ATGAAAGTCGAACTGATAGAGAAAGATAGCCTAATTTATCAAAAAGCCTTAATGCTTCGATATGACCTATTTTTCAAAGAGCATAACTTGCCCTTTGAAATTCTCAAAGACGAAAACGAGGATAAAAGCTTCCATCTAGCCGCGTTCAATGAAGAATCTTTAGTGGGTTACAGCCGTCTTACTCGCTTCAGTCGTGATAGCTTTCAAATATCACAAATGGTTGTGTCGTCGAATTTTCAAGGTAAGGGTTGTGGTAGCCAAATGCTTTCAAAACTTATACAACTTGCACTAGGCCAAGGTGCAAAGAAAATATCATTAAATGCACGTAAATCGGCAATAGGTCTTTATGCTAGGCAAGGCTTTAATTGTGTAGGGGCGTATTTTTTCTCAAAACGTACAGGCGTTCAGCATATACAAATGGTTTACCATGCAAACACATAA
- a CDS encoding PA14 domain-containing protein, whose product MNNSINNTGDVAAATFANSGGFAGWLKQCLCYCVNQHWFAISAVIALSTIANFILVFGFSEYQHYLTSDMHGYWERAVQIYVGDEKTPNTWVSNAPFYPRVIAGIFTWLNLLGLNEYRLDVLLSINILISILGTLGLYMIGQQFKPNTRLGLYIAGAYAFSYPTMYFNTFLLGEPFAIPLIIFSIALLFKYYNSYKIAYVGVLLAFAVGVRPSNGLLGLPFGLYILFAGISLTWANREQWIKLMFPRCLKAGAFSLGFLIVIIGIIAENYRISDGKLRNLTAHSGYNFFLGQSQSHKIVSRFEGLEYGFVPSPVANHPEYGTVFTTTPIYDSKAFYQMGWDILHDHPHLYWSHLLDYKNLYFDNLFPAVPSVWGFNTLYDPFRYVLFILTILCGLLFIPLKEKDIKVAHVAFFTGSFVLCAGSLYFFTITHQYFQNFSYIVYVLGVTAAWSSIRHYHKYKKGIFVFCAIVGVVTAANYTYQWYSKTFYTPKIEIVAENSDQYIYNLYQDKKVKDSKTFTVNNLEFFQSEDLLHGTLGELGYKDHFYLTAKTVMHVEKSGSYTFTFYVDDGYDVQIDGKVVHSEPGLSKLDEGQLRFTQYLLEGKHDIEIRYFENGVFSGLLGYYKRADATPAKARKSPYVPRGDKGVLIGDDSEFTRFELPN is encoded by the coding sequence ATGAATAACTCAATTAATAATACTGGCGATGTGGCCGCCGCAACCTTTGCTAATAGCGGTGGGTTTGCGGGCTGGTTAAAGCAATGTTTATGCTATTGTGTGAATCAGCATTGGTTCGCCATTAGTGCAGTTATAGCCCTTTCAACCATCGCTAATTTTATTTTAGTTTTTGGTTTTTCTGAGTATCAGCATTATTTAACAAGCGATATGCACGGTTATTGGGAGCGGGCTGTACAAATTTATGTTGGCGACGAGAAAACCCCCAACACTTGGGTGTCCAATGCACCTTTCTATCCGCGAGTTATAGCCGGTATATTTACATGGTTGAACTTGTTAGGTTTAAATGAATACCGATTAGATGTATTGCTATCCATAAATATTTTAATCTCCATTTTGGGTACGCTGGGTTTATATATGATAGGCCAGCAATTTAAGCCCAATACCCGCTTGGGTTTGTATATTGCTGGTGCCTATGCTTTTTCTTACCCCACAATGTACTTCAATACATTTTTACTTGGTGAGCCCTTTGCAATCCCGCTAATTATATTTTCAATAGCGTTATTATTTAAGTATTACAACAGCTATAAAATAGCGTACGTAGGCGTGCTTTTAGCGTTTGCGGTAGGCGTACGGCCATCGAATGGTTTGTTGGGCTTGCCTTTTGGTTTGTATATATTATTTGCAGGCATAAGTCTTACTTGGGCAAACAGAGAGCAGTGGATTAAGCTAATGTTCCCCCGCTGCTTAAAAGCAGGTGCTTTTTCGTTAGGTTTTCTAATAGTCATTATTGGTATTATCGCAGAGAACTACCGTATATCCGATGGCAAGCTACGCAATCTTACCGCCCACTCTGGGTACAATTTTTTCTTGGGGCAGTCGCAATCCCATAAAATTGTGAGCAGGTTTGAAGGCCTAGAATACGGCTTTGTTCCATCGCCTGTTGCCAATCATCCTGAATATGGCACGGTTTTTACTACAACGCCTATATACGATTCCAAAGCGTTCTACCAAATGGGGTGGGATATACTGCACGATCATCCGCATTTATATTGGAGCCACCTGTTAGACTATAAGAACCTCTATTTCGATAATCTATTCCCAGCAGTACCTAGCGTATGGGGGTTTAATACGCTTTACGATCCATTCCGGTATGTGTTGTTTATCCTTACTATTTTGTGTGGCTTGTTGTTTATACCGTTAAAAGAAAAAGATATTAAAGTAGCCCACGTGGCTTTCTTTACTGGATCTTTTGTTCTTTGTGCTGGTTCATTGTATTTCTTCACAATTACTCACCAATACTTTCAAAACTTTTCATACATTGTTTATGTGTTAGGTGTAACCGCCGCGTGGAGTTCTATACGGCACTATCATAAATATAAAAAAGGCATTTTCGTGTTCTGCGCTATTGTGGGTGTTGTAACTGCGGCTAACTACACTTACCAGTGGTACAGCAAAACTTTTTACACCCCTAAAATTGAGATAGTGGCCGAAAATAGTGATCAATATATTTATAACCTGTATCAAGATAAAAAAGTTAAAGATAGTAAAACCTTTACCGTAAACAACTTAGAGTTTTTTCAATCGGAAGATTTATTACACGGCACATTGGGTGAGCTAGGTTATAAAGATCATTTCTACCTAACGGCAAAAACCGTAATGCATGTAGAGAAAAGTGGTAGCTATACCTTTACGTTTTATGTGGACGACGGCTACGACGTACAAATTGACGGCAAGGTAGTGCATAGCGAGCCTGGGTTATCCAAACTGGATGAAGGTCAATTGCGTTTTACGCAATACTTATTAGAAGGTAAGCACGACATTGAAATTCGCTACTTTGAGAATGGCGTATTTTCGGGTTTGCTTGGCTACTATAAACGCGCCGATGCAACACCTGCGAAAGCTAGAAAAAGCCCATACGTGCCGCGTGGAGACAAAGGTGTATTGATTGGTGACGATAGCGAGTTTACTCGTTTCGAATTACCGAATTAA
- a CDS encoding serine hydrolase domain-containing protein — protein sequence MKKKRRILAIRITLLIGTIISLFFVPWILVKAWILPLPDTVQEQVDEAIGHGFDGMIVYVDEAGKPPAFYTGGWKDRENKKSADANSLFKIASISKLYTAVAVTKLVKEKRLSLDAPLVDYLPELRGRIANSEQITLKMMVQHRSGIPNFTDNPDYWENEQQNGHAALDFALDLPPSFEPDEGYQYSNTNYLLLRNIMDEVLGYSHQQYIKEKILIPLELNNTYFSIKEVDLDDVMSGYYVGHEEDFKAREYGMLATAEDVGIFLRALNDGSVFEEGEEEIYPYVYDHGGLVVGYQSLAKYNKDLDAVVVQFINTTDFNGYEWNLSEIIINRIIKILSRKNS from the coding sequence ATGAAGAAGAAACGAAGAATACTAGCCATAAGAATCACATTGCTTATTGGAACTATCATTTCACTATTCTTCGTGCCATGGATTTTAGTAAAGGCTTGGATTTTACCGTTACCCGATACAGTTCAAGAGCAGGTGGATGAGGCTATTGGACACGGATTTGATGGCATGATTGTTTATGTGGACGAAGCAGGAAAACCTCCAGCGTTTTACACCGGTGGCTGGAAAGATCGAGAAAATAAAAAATCAGCAGACGCAAATTCCTTATTCAAAATTGCCAGTATTAGCAAATTGTATACGGCGGTAGCTGTAACAAAATTGGTCAAAGAAAAGCGATTATCCCTCGACGCACCCCTTGTAGATTACCTTCCAGAACTTAGAGGAAGAATCGCAAATTCAGAACAAATTACCTTAAAAATGATGGTTCAACATAGATCTGGAATTCCCAATTTCACAGATAATCCTGATTATTGGGAAAACGAACAGCAAAATGGTCATGCAGCCCTTGATTTTGCGCTCGACTTACCGCCGAGTTTTGAGCCCGACGAAGGTTATCAATATTCCAATACTAATTATTTGCTGCTTCGCAACATCATGGATGAGGTATTAGGATATAGCCACCAGCAATATATTAAGGAAAAAATATTGATCCCCCTCGAATTGAATAACACTTATTTTTCAATAAAGGAAGTTGACCTTGATGATGTAATGAGTGGGTATTACGTTGGACATGAGGAAGATTTTAAAGCTCGCGAGTATGGAATGTTAGCTACGGCAGAGGATGTGGGTATCTTCTTGCGTGCCTTAAACGATGGCTCAGTATTTGAAGAAGGAGAAGAGGAAATCTATCCTTATGTCTACGATCATGGAGGTTTGGTTGTCGGCTATCAGAGCCTCGCAAAATACAACAAAGATCTAGATGCGGTAGTGGTTCAATTTATTAATACGACGGATTTTAACGGATATGAATGGAATTTATCTGAAATTATAATTAACCGTATTATTAAAATACTGAGCAGAAAAAACTCATAA
- a CDS encoding integron integrase, giving the protein MRDVRGNLPDNPIRLFDKLRAHMRGRQLAYKTEKTYCYWIADFIRFNNMVHPDELTPEHVDAYLSSLAIKRNCSVNSQKTALNALSYLFKRYLKRELGDLAYTPSSKHKKLPTVFSHDEAMRVISHLQGVHQVLVMLMYGSGLRVMEAVRLRVQDVDFANECLMIRESKGLKWRRTLLPKSLIEPLTIYRDIALARHKADLADGYGSVYLPNALNVKYPNASKEPAWQYMFPAHHLSTDPRSGVLRRHHMGEQSVQRVVKIALKEARIYKKAGCHTFRHSFATNLLRAGTDIRNIQEMLGHTDISTTQIYTHVVGVQERGVTSPLDTANTASIDNQQLVRKLNELNKHEQADTTPSPMPPTKVRELAPLYAVA; this is encoded by the coding sequence ATGAGAGATGTACGTGGAAATTTACCAGATAACCCCATTCGTTTATTTGATAAATTGCGAGCGCACATGCGCGGTAGGCAGTTGGCATATAAAACCGAGAAAACATATTGTTATTGGATAGCGGACTTTATTCGGTTTAATAATATGGTCCACCCTGATGAGCTTACGCCAGAGCACGTGGATGCATATTTAAGCAGCCTCGCCATCAAGCGTAACTGTTCTGTTAACTCCCAAAAAACTGCGCTTAATGCCCTTTCTTATTTATTTAAGCGTTATTTAAAACGCGAACTCGGCGATTTGGCTTATACGCCTAGCAGCAAGCATAAAAAACTCCCTACCGTATTTAGCCATGATGAAGCCATGCGTGTAATCAGCCACTTACAGGGCGTGCATCAAGTTTTGGTTATGCTTATGTACGGTAGTGGTTTACGTGTAATGGAAGCCGTAAGGCTTCGGGTGCAAGATGTGGATTTTGCAAACGAATGCTTGATGATACGTGAGAGCAAAGGGTTGAAGTGGCGACGAACCTTGCTGCCAAAATCGTTGATTGAACCGCTAACCATTTATAGAGACATAGCCCTAGCCCGACATAAGGCAGATCTGGCCGATGGTTATGGCTCTGTCTATTTACCTAACGCATTGAACGTTAAATACCCCAACGCCAGTAAAGAGCCAGCCTGGCAATATATGTTCCCAGCTCATCATTTGTCGACGGACCCTCGATCTGGCGTATTACGACGCCATCATATGGGCGAGCAAAGCGTGCAACGCGTGGTTAAAATCGCTCTGAAAGAAGCACGTATTTATAAAAAAGCTGGCTGCCATACCTTTCGACATAGTTTTGCCACCAATTTATTACGTGCCGGTACGGATATTCGCAATATCCAAGAAATGCTAGGCCACACGGATATATCCACAACACAAATTTACACACACGTAGTAGGGGTACAAGAAAGAGGGGTAACTAGCCCATTAGATACAGCGAATACTGCATCTATTGATAACCAGCAATTAGTTCGTAAGCTGAATGAACTAAATAAACACGAGCAGGCTGATACAACCCCTTCACCCATGCCACCAACTAAAGTGCGCGAACTAGCACCGTTATATGCGGTAGCTTAA
- a CDS encoding DUF6966 domain-containing protein, translating to MGPKTKELVEVLDQLIIILDEDEIENWASYMSRARELIVASDFSGVERVLNAYGGMGSFNDISLKKITKKNCNFSKLHNRAWELSKEISRAQ from the coding sequence ATGGGACCAAAAACTAAAGAGTTAGTAGAAGTTCTTGATCAATTGATCATTATCCTTGATGAAGATGAGATCGAAAATTGGGCTTCATACATGAGTCGGGCGCGGGAACTAATAGTCGCATCTGATTTTAGTGGTGTGGAGCGCGTGCTAAATGCATATGGCGGAATGGGTTCGTTTAATGATATTTCACTTAAAAAAATTACAAAGAAAAACTGTAATTTCAGCAAGCTTCATAATCGGGCATGGGAATTGTCCAAAGAGATTAGTCGCGCTCAATGA
- a CDS encoding lysylphosphatidylglycerol synthase domain-containing protein, with protein sequence MQQSLAFNIIKIVLVMVLLTVVGWVAIRYLDIAHAVSAAPTISLVGIISLYGLSHVFRMVRLALLTLDQRKQILPLVTMHAVTAFPSSFFPFKIGEVLRLIGLFALFDNKHKALAIWLVERFGDISVISLFILLLYLFDVAIPQALGYVFILFISVSVLSLLAFYATAKMLLFLNRYLVLSSSTARGLRILRASHQLRHLEATIIASLEGRFFAMLLTSVAIWACEILAVVAFIRSVSTSLNEITTYFISILSGNVPPVLSGVIETFTINKSITLAAMAVVFSLITLVVLQLRRANS encoded by the coding sequence ATGCAGCAATCATTAGCGTTTAACATAATTAAAATAGTGTTAGTGATGGTGTTACTCACCGTAGTTGGCTGGGTGGCAATACGCTACTTAGATATTGCGCATGCGGTTAGCGCAGCGCCCACAATCTCACTGGTGGGTATTATCTCGCTTTATGGTTTATCTCATGTGTTTCGCATGGTGCGTTTGGCTTTATTAACGTTAGATCAACGCAAGCAAATATTACCGTTAGTTACTATGCACGCGGTAACCGCTTTTCCTAGTAGTTTTTTCCCGTTCAAAATTGGTGAGGTGCTGCGGCTAATAGGTTTGTTTGCGCTTTTTGACAATAAACATAAAGCACTGGCTATTTGGTTGGTAGAGCGGTTTGGCGATATAAGTGTTATTTCGCTGTTTATATTATTGCTATACCTGTTTGATGTGGCCATACCGCAAGCGCTTGGTTATGTATTTATTCTATTTATTAGTGTAAGTGTATTAAGCCTACTAGCGTTTTATGCCACGGCAAAAATGTTGCTTTTCTTAAATCGCTATTTAGTGCTCTCTAGCAGTACAGCTCGCGGCTTACGCATATTGCGAGCAAGTCATCAGTTGCGACATTTAGAGGCAACTATTATTGCTTCATTAGAAGGCCGATTTTTTGCCATGTTGCTTACTTCTGTAGCAATTTGGGCGTGCGAAATACTGGCCGTTGTTGCTTTTATTCGCAGCGTCTCCACCAGTTTAAATGAAATTACCACGTATTTTATTTCTATACTTTCTGGCAATGTGCCGCCAGTGCTTTCGGGTGTAATTGAAACCTTTACTATTAATAAAAGCATAACGCTGGCAGCAATGGCTGTAGTTTTTAGTTTAATTACCTTGGTTGTACTGCAACTTCGTAGGGCTAATAGTTAA
- a CDS encoding glycosyltransferase family 2 protein → MLEKNHRTNVVITMAGQGSRFYKAGYTQPKYAIEAHGRTLFEWSMLSLKNIINADSRLIFVCLQEHNATTFVKERCLALGYSDVHIVEIQALTDGQATSALLSHHLWIPNTPLLIYNIDTYVQPSALTLSDMKPGSQGWVPCFQVPGDHWSFVKLGEDGWATDCAEKTRISDYASIGLYWFACGEIYADAYQKFFSDPANLVNGERYIAPLYKQLLADGKKVSIADLPVTSVHVIGTPAELDVFKNKPLDQIGL, encoded by the coding sequence ATGTTAGAAAAAAACCACAGAACAAACGTTGTAATTACTATGGCTGGGCAGGGATCTCGTTTTTACAAGGCGGGCTATACGCAACCTAAATACGCTATTGAAGCCCATGGTCGTACACTGTTTGAGTGGTCGATGCTCTCCCTAAAAAATATTATTAACGCTGATAGCCGCTTAATATTTGTGTGCTTACAAGAGCATAACGCTACGACGTTTGTAAAAGAGCGTTGCTTAGCGCTTGGCTATAGCGATGTGCATATTGTAGAAATACAAGCCTTAACCGATGGCCAGGCAACAAGCGCTTTGCTGTCGCACCATTTATGGATTCCAAATACCCCTTTGTTAATTTACAACATAGATACGTATGTGCAGCCAAGCGCGTTAACGCTTAGCGATATGAAACCTGGCTCACAAGGGTGGGTGCCCTGTTTTCAAGTGCCGGGCGACCACTGGAGTTTTGTGAAGTTGGGCGAAGATGGATGGGCAACCGATTGCGCCGAAAAAACACGTATATCCGATTATGCATCTATCGGTTTGTATTGGTTTGCCTGTGGCGAAATTTATGCCGATGCATACCAAAAGTTTTTTAGTGATCCAGCCAATTTGGTAAACGGTGAACGTTACATTGCACCGCTATATAAGCAGCTTTTAGCAGATGGTAAAAAAGTTTCTATTGCTGATTTGCCCGTAACCAGCGTGCATGTAATTGGTACGCCCGCAGAACTAGATGTATTTAAAAATAAACCATTAGACCAAATTGGCTTATAA
- a CDS encoding DUF4297 domain-containing protein produces MDVNNLNQANPLGLEPKREKSGSDTFRKYNYQYHWAFCRILDEHEAGNEFALFIEEHEDVTIADSLDVSETAFELNQVKETSKRHTIHSLTSVSKGESKSLIEKLAESCCDKSYSQRISKVNFVSTGGYSFNIHKKGYSFEVIGSGELSNEEVKKVEDTISNISGAEGFIPKLAFVIPSLPERGFDLVVEGKISSLISKIAPGLKYDANSIYECVIRDLNRKGENSFDYKNWNDALKRKAITSGQLSEVIEQHIGRKPDENIVSEVIQILNDEYSLKSLARRNVVNGFNRYYTRKISSRDSIVKEVSSDIVRCIENNAKNHTNARDLEVDVKKELSEKTLGFFQTQEDITGAFLYELLEGVKI; encoded by the coding sequence ATGGATGTTAATAATTTGAATCAAGCTAATCCTCTGGGGCTTGAACCGAAAAGGGAAAAATCAGGAAGTGACACATTCCGAAAGTACAACTATCAATATCATTGGGCGTTCTGCCGCATCTTGGATGAGCATGAGGCTGGAAATGAGTTTGCTCTTTTTATTGAAGAGCACGAAGACGTTACTATTGCTGACTCACTTGATGTTAGCGAAACAGCGTTTGAACTGAATCAAGTTAAAGAGACATCCAAGAGACATACAATTCACAGCCTGACCAGCGTGTCCAAGGGTGAGTCCAAGTCCTTAATTGAGAAGTTAGCAGAGAGTTGTTGTGATAAGTCATATTCTCAGAGAATATCTAAAGTGAATTTTGTCTCAACTGGAGGTTACAGCTTTAATATCCATAAAAAAGGATATAGTTTTGAAGTAATTGGCTCTGGCGAGCTAAGCAATGAAGAAGTTAAAAAGGTAGAAGATACCATTTCAAACATATCTGGAGCCGAAGGTTTTATTCCTAAGTTAGCTTTTGTTATACCATCTTTACCTGAAAGAGGTTTTGATCTTGTTGTTGAAGGAAAAATTAGCTCGTTAATAAGCAAGATTGCCCCCGGACTAAAATACGATGCAAATTCTATATATGAATGTGTAATACGAGACCTCAACAGAAAAGGCGAGAATAGCTTTGACTATAAAAATTGGAATGACGCTCTTAAAAGAAAAGCCATAACTAGTGGACAATTATCTGAAGTTATCGAGCAGCATATTGGCCGAAAGCCAGATGAGAATATAGTTTCTGAGGTGATTCAAATCCTTAATGATGAATATTCATTAAAATCTTTAGCTAGAAGAAATGTTGTTAATGGATTTAATCGATACTATACGAGAAAGATTTCAAGCAGGGATTCAATTGTAAAAGAAGTTTCAAGCGATATTGTCAGATGCATAGAAAACAATGCTAAAAATCATACCAATGCGCGCGATCTAGAAGTTGATGTGAAGAAAGAATTAAGTGAAAAAACATTGGGTTTTTTTCAAACCCAAGAGGATATAACAGGCGCTTTCTTATATGAGCTTTTAGAGGGTGTTAAAATATGA